ATCACAAACTTTAGCAATCAAATCTCTTTTTTCGAAAGACAAAACACCTAAATCACAATTGGTGTAAGCTGCTGCTTTTTTTAAATAAGCAAAACCTTGAATAATTGTTAAAGGCATCGAAGCAGAAGGTCCAATTTTGAAATTGTTTCTGGAACGTTCTGTTTGTGCTCCCCAATATTTATCATAAGGAACTTGAACTTCGCCTATTGTATCTTTTTCTATTCTGAATTTCATTTTGTTAAATTAAAATAGTACCCAAATTAGCCCCAATGTATATTCGTATAAAATTTCAAGATTGCTCAGAAATAATACATTAAAAGTACGCATTATTATTCTTTATAAAAATTGATTTGTAGTTTTTGCAATTTTTATTGCTAAGCAAAAATAATAAACTTACATTTGTGCTTATATTCAAAAATTCCGGAAGATATGTTTGATTTCTCACAGTATTTAGGCTTTTTACTTTTCTTAACCGTTTTAACTATAGGTTTTTGGTTAATGTTTTTCTTAGTTGGTTTCGTATCTTATTGGGTAGGTGGAGCAACTTGGGAAGCATACAAAGAAAAGAAAGCAAAGAAAAAGCAAGAACAATCACTTTAGTTTGATTGTTTTCATAAAAAAAGACCCGTTTTCACGAGTCTTTTTTTTTATCCTTGAAATTCCATATCACCGCCGCCTTCATTCATATTTTTCTTAGGCTGTTTTTCTCTTTCAACTTTCTGTTTGTTGAATCGATACGTAAATGACAATGTAAACTGTCTTTCTCTCCATTGCATTTCAGCATGAGAATTTAGTACTCCAGGAAGATAGGTCTCCATGATTCTTTTTCTAGAGTTAAACACGTCACTGATATTAAATGCAACTGTACCTTTGTCTTTCAAAACATCTTTACTAAAAGCTAAGTTTGCACTAAAGTTTCCTAATACTTTACCTTGAGCGTTTGTTTGAGGCGCATTATAAGTAGCATTAGTTTGCCAGTCAATCTTATATGGCAAAGTTATTTTAGACGTTACACGAGTAAACCAAGATGTGGCAGTGTTATCAAAATTTTGAGTAATCTCAACATCATTAAAATTAGTATAAACAAAATCACCTTGTGTTTTAGTTTGGAAAAAATTAAAGTTTCCATTTAATTTCCACCATTTGTATGGAGAATAGTTTAAGGTAAATTCAAAACCAGTTCTATATTCTGTAGCAACATTAATAGGCGAAGTTATAATTATAGGTGTTCCATTTACAAAATCACCAGATTCTCTTCTTGCCATTTGAAAAACATCAGTAGTTTTATTGGCATACAAGGAAGTATTAAAAGTTAATTTATCCCATCTTTTGATAAAACCAAAATCAATTGCATCTGTGAAAGCAGGATCTAAATCAGGGTTTCCAATGAATATATTGATGTTACTAGATAAGTTGCTAAATGGATTTAACATTCTACCTCTAGGTCTTTGGATTCTTCTACTATAACTTATAGAAGCGCTACTTTTGTCTGAAAGCTCATAAGTAAAAAAGGCACTTGGGAAAAAATTATTGTATTTTTTAGTGTTAAAATCATTCGTTGACAATTGATTTACTTCAATTTTTGAATCTTCCCAACGTAATCCTAGAAGAACAGATATTTTATTGGCTTTGAAGCCATATTGAGTATACAATGAATTTATATTTTCTTTATACTCTAAAGTATTGGTGAAATTATAGTTAATTATCCCGTCATTTTCCACTTGATAATCCGTTAGTAATTTGGTAAAATCACCACGATAACCCGCTTCAAATTGGCTTCCTTTTCCCAAAGGCAAAACATAATCAGTCTGTATTAAGTTTCTGTTTTGAGTTTGATGGTTAAGGGTTTTGTCTAATTTTATAATATCCGAATTGTTAGCTGAATCAGTAACTAAAGCATTAGTATTGTCATCATTTGTTGAAAATGATCCATCTATAGTAAGTTTATGTCCCTCTTTTTTGAAATTTTTTGTGAAGTTGGTTGTAAATTCTACATTTTCACTTTTATTGTCTTCTACATTAATACGATTTCGAGTGTAATCATACACATAATCAGCATCATAATATTTTTGGAAGATATTATCAGTATCATCACCATTATTTTTTCTATAATTGATGGTATTGGTCCAAGAAGTAGATTTGTCTAAAAACAATTCAATACCAAAATTTCCATTGTATCCATTACCAAGACGTTTGTTTTTTCTAGGTTCAATTACATAACCTTTAGTCGTATTGTCTGAATTCAGGTATTCCGTTTCGTTAATCATGTTTCCAGGACTACTTCTATAATTGAAGCCTTGATTGGTAAACAAGTTGAAATTTTTAGATTTGAAGTTTACGGTTCCACTTAATCCGTTATTTTTCGGATATCCTGTAGAGGCTATAAATGTTCCATTTAAACCTAAATTTTTTCCTTTTTTCAAAACAATATTTAATAATCCGCCGCCACCTTCAGCATCATATCTTGCTGATGGGTTTGTAATAACTTCTACTTTATCTATTGCGTCTGCAGGGATTAGTCTTAATGCATCATTAATATTTATTGCATTTGACGGTTTTCCATCAATAAGAATCTTTACATTTTCATTTCCTCGAAGGCTGACATTTCCTTCAACATCAACAGAAACAGAAGGAATATTGTCTAAAACATCGCTTACTGTTCCTCCTTTTACCATTAAATCACTACCAACATTGTATATTTTTTTGTCTAATTTTATGTCAACAGTTGTTTTTTCAGCTCTAACTACAACTTCATTTAATTGTGAAGCATCTTCTTCTAAACCAATTGATCCTAAATTAGTGTTTTCTTGAATACTTTTTTGTTTGATTTGTGTTGATTTGAAAGAAATAAATTCGATTGTAATGTCATATATACCAGGTAATACTGCAATGTCAAATTCTCCTTTGACATTAGTTATTCCGCCAGCAATTTCCTTCGGATTACTTGTGTTTTTGAATGTTATGGTTGCATATTCAAGCGGTTGTTTGCTTATTTTTTCAATTACTTTACCTGTAATTTTAAATTTGTTTCTAGCTAAAGGTCCTTGTTGCGCATAATTGGTTAGGCTTGTAAAAAGGAGCACAAGGATTAAAATGAATTGCATTTTTTTCATTATCGAAAATTTTTGGTTATGTTAGTAAGACTATTCAAACAGTTTTTGGTTTAAGAACTAAATCATAAAAAAATGTTAATTAAATGAATTCGGAAACCTCATCAATTACCCTTCCTATAATTGCTTTTTCACCTTTAATTACAATTGGTCGTTCAATAAGAATTGGATTGTCGACCATGGCTTGAATAATTTCATCATCTGTTAATGATTTGTCTTTGTAATTATCAATCCAAATTTTTTCTTTGACTCTGACAAGATTAATGGGTTTACAATTTAGTTTTTTAATAATAGAAGCTAATTCTTGAAAGCTAAGCGTTTCTTCTAAATATTTAATAACTTCGAATTCTTGCCCAGTCTCTACTATAAAAGCTAAGCAGTTTCTTGATTTCCCACAGCGTGGATTATGATATATTTGTATCATGATGTTTTTTTTGCGAAGTAAATCAAATTCAAATAATAAACGGTATTTTAGTAGTAACAAAATGTACTTTCAAAATTAATTAAGAATTCAATCAAAAAAATTATGTTTATTGAACAAGGAATAAACCCCGAGAATAAGTTTTGGAAATATATTTTAGGATCGTTATTAATTATTTTCACCTCTTTTATAGGTCAAATCCCATTGATATTGGGGATTTTATATAAAACGTATACTAGTAAAAAAGCGTATCCAAAGAATAATGATGAAGTGATGCGTTTTTTAGAACCTAATTTGACTTTGTTTTTATTAATGATTTCTTTTGTTTTTACTCTTGCAGGAATTTATTTTGTAGTTCGGTATTTACACAATCAAACAATGCTTTCGGTCACTACATCAAGAAATAAAATCGATTGGAATAGAGTGTTTTTTTCTTTTTCAATCTGGGGTGCTTTTACAATAGTTAGTACTTTTTTATTTTATTGGTATAATCCAGATGATTTTGTAATTAATTTCAAACCCATTCCTTTTGCTATTTTGGTCGTTATAGGAACGTTTTTAATTCCGATACAAACAACTACTGAAGAATATGTTTTTAGAGGATATTTGATGCAAGGTTTTGCTAATCTTTCTAAAAATAAATGGTTTCCATTGCTTATGACATCTGTTATTTTTGGAGCTATGCATCTTTCAAATCCAGAAGTTATCAAAATGGGAAACATAATTTTATTATATTATATAGGAACAGGCTTTTTTCTTGGAATCATCACTTTGATGGATGAAGGAATGGAATTAGCGCTAGGTTTTCATGCCGCTAATAATTTAGTTAGCGCAATATTAGTTACTTCTGATTGGTCTGCATTTCAAACCCATTCTTTTTTTAAGGATGTTTCAAATCCTTCGGCTTCTTTGGATGTTTTATTGCCAGTTTTTATTATTTTCCCTATCTTGCTCAAAATTTTTTCGAGCAAATATCATTGGAATAATTGGAAAGAAAAACTCACAGGTAAAATAAAATATTAGTTGATAATAATATAATAAAAAACGAAAATGAATAACCCAACTTATCACAACGTTCACAACAAATTCAAATTAAATGGCTATCATTTAACAAAAGAAGATCTAATTAGAGTTGCCTATTCTTTTATTAAAGAAGGAGACTATTTTGAAAAACCATTAGGTGTTTTTATCTTGGATTGGTTTGATGATAGATCGTATTTAGAAATAAACACTTCAGGATCTACAGGAACTCCTAAAATTATTCAAGTGGAGAAACAAGCTATGGTGAATTCTGCTTTAGCTACGGGTGATTTCTTTGGTTTAGAGCCAGGTAAGAAAATATTACATTGTTTACCAACTAATTATGTAGCCGGTAAAATGATGTTTGTAAGAGCATTTATTTTAGGATTAGAAATGGAGTTTGTGGCTCCAAGTTCAAATCCATTAGAAGGAATTGATGAAACATTTGATTTCTGTGGAATGGTTCCTTTACAAGCAAAAAATTCTTTAAAAGATCTTCACAAGATTAAAAAATTAATTATTGGTGGAGTAAAAGTGCATAAATCTTTAGAGCAAGAATTAGTAAAATTGCCTATCGAGATTTATGAAACATATGGTATGACGGAAACAATTACCCATATTGCTGCTAAAAAAATTGGCGAAGAAGCTTTTACAGTTTTGCCTAATGTAACTGTTTCTGTTGACGAAAGACACTGTTTAGTTATTGATGCAAAAAACATAAGTGAAGAAAAAATTGTCACTAACGATATCGTAAAAATAATTTCTGATACTCAATTTGTATGGGTTGGCCGATATGATAATGTTATTAATAGTGGTGGTATCAAATTAATACCTGAACAAATTGAAGAAAAATTATCTACTTTAATTCCAAGAAGATATTTTGTTTTTGGAGAATCAGACGCTACACTAGGTGAGAAATTAGTTCTTTATATTGAAGGAGAACCAATTAAAATTGATGAATCTGTTTTTGATGTTTTGGATAAATACGAAAGACCTAAAGAAGTTAAATTTATTCCAAGTTTCAAACAAACTGCTACGGGTAAAATTATCAGAAGCGAAAGTTTAGATTCAATAAAAGCTTAATTTTTAAAATTGTATAAATAAAAAAGAGATGATTCGTCATCTCTTTTTTATTTTAGGTTATTCTTGCATTTTAAAATAGTAATCTGCTGAATTTTTTCCACTTCCGTAAAAAAGGAAAAACAGACAAACTCCCAAGGTAAGGAAAGCAAGTAAAATACTTTGAGAATGCATATTACCTATTAAGTTTACGGTTATTGCACCTAATAAAATAGGCAATTGTGCGATTATTGCCCATCTAGTTAATAAACCAAATACAATCATTATACCGCCTACCATATGTGCTGGAGCAATATAGTGTACTAGGAACATACCGCCACCCATTGTGTCTATTGGAGATATTAGATCTTGAAGATATTGGACATTTGTAATAAAAGAAATGCCTTTTACGAATAAAAAAACACCAAGTGCTATTCGTAATAAATCTACCGGAAAATAAGTATGCGCATTGGCCCACTTATTTAGTCTTTTTACATTATTCATACTGTTGTTGTTTTATAAAATTAATATTAAGTTAGATTTCAAATTATATTTTAGGAACTAGAAATTGAAAACGCTATTTATTAAATAAAGCTTAATTTATAAAATGGTAATTTAGTTTTAGACCAAGAGTGTTTTCTGCATGACCTCTTGCCAAAAATTGATTAAGATCCATTGATAAACCTAGGTTTTTCTTTTTTGAACCAATATCAAAATGTCTTCCAAAATACAAACCAGAGCAGATTCCAAATTGTTGATTTCGGGCATATTCAGATACAAATCCAAGACCTATTTTGCTATCTTCATCGGATAATGCATAACCAACACCTGTTTCAATTCCCCAATACCACCAGGTGTTTAGATTGTATTGTAGGTTGGGTTTAATAGAAAATACACTAAAGTTACTGTGTAATGCCCTTTCTTCTAATGTACTTTCTGGAGTTAGTATTCGGCTGTTTTTTTTAATAAATCTATAATCATAATCTGCTTTTATGCCTAATTCATATTTTGAAGAAATTGCTTTCCATGTTCTTAGGTTGATACCAATACCAAGTCTATGGCTTCGATACATCATAATATGAACCGGTAATGATAAATTTATCCCTGTCTCTAAATGAATCAATTTCTCTTTTTTTGATGATAGATTGTTTTCTGATATTGTTTGTGCGCTTATGACAGAGGTGACAAACAATAATATGCTCGAAAATAGAGTTGCTATCTTGTTCATTTTTTCTAACAATTAAATAATTCAAATAATTCTGAATACTTTTTTATGGAATGAAAAAAATGATAGTGTTTTAATGTATAGTTGACAATAAAACACTAGTAAAGATACAAATAACTATAAATCAAAACGATAAAGAACATTAAAATATTGTTTGTCTAGTTTTGATTGTATAAAAGTTATGTAGTAAAAAAATTAGACTTGGATGACGCCTAAATTAAATTTTTTTTCAATGGGTGCGTGGTTTGCAGCTTCAATACCCATTGAAATCCAAGTTCTAGTTTCCAAAGGGTCGATAATAGCGTCAGTCCATAATCGAGAAGCAGCATAATATGGAGAAACTTGTTCGTCATAACGCGCTTTAATTTTAGCAAATAATTCATTTTCTTTGGTTTCGTCTACCAATTCTCCTTTTGCTTTTAATGACGAAGCTTCGATTTGTGCTAATACTTTGGCAGCTTGAGTGCCACCCATAACGGCAAGCTCTGCACTTGGCCAAGCAAAGATTAGTCTTGGATCATATGCTTTTCCACACATTGCATAATTTCCAGCTCCGTATGAATTCCCAACAATAACTGTAAATTTAGGCACAACAGAATTTGATACCGCATTTACCATTTTTGCGCCGTCTTTAATAATTCCACCGTGTTCTGATTTTGATCCTACCATAAAACCAGTTACATCTTGGATGAATAGTAGAGGGATTTTCTTTTGGTTACAATTTGCAATAAATCGTGTGGCTTTATCAGCGCTATCCGAATAAATTACTCCACCAAATTGCATTTCACCAGTTTTAGTTTTAACTACTTTTCGTTGATTAGCAACAATACCTACAGCCCAGCCATCAATTCTAGCATAGCCGGTAATTATGGTTTGTCCGTAGCCATCTTTGTAGGCTTCAAACTCAGAATTATCAACTAATCTATTGATAATTTCCATCATATCGTATTGTTCGTTGCGGGCTTTGGGTAATAGTCCGTATATTTCTTTTTCGTCTAATGCTGGTTTTTCAGATGGAATACGATTAAAACCTGCTTTGTCAAAATCACCTATTTTGTCAACTATATTTTTAATTTTATCCAAAGCATCTTTATCGTCTTTTGCTTTGTAATCCGTAACACCTGAAATTTCACAATGAGTAGTTGCGCCACCTAAAGTTTCGTTATCAATATTTTCACCAATTGCCGCTTTTACTAAATAACTTCCGGCTAAGAAAATACTCCCCGTTTTATCTACAATTAGCGCTTCATCGCTCATAATAGGAAGATAAGCACCACCAGCAACACAGCTTCCCATAACGGCAGAAATTTGGGTAATTCCCATACTGCTCATCAAAGCATTGTTTCTGAATATGCGTCCAAAATGTTCCTTATCTGGAAAAATTTCATCTTGCAATGGTAAATAAACGCCCGCACTATCTACTAAATAAATAATGGGTAATTTGTTTTCCATAGCAATTTCTTGGGCACGTAGATTTTTTTTGGCAGTAATTGGAAACCAAGCTCCAGCTTTTACTGTAGCATCATTAGCAACAACAATACATTGCTTTCCTTTTATATATCCTATTTTGACAACAACTCCTCCCGAAGGGCAACCCCCGTGTTCTTTGTACATTCCTTCTCCCACAAATGCGCCAATTTCTATACTTTTTGCTTTGGCGTCAAGTAAATAATCAATCCGTTCTCTGGCTGTCATTTTACCTTCAGCATGTAATTTTTCAATGCGTTTTTCACCACCACCTAATTTAACAATAGTAAATTTTTGACGCAAAGAGGCTAGTAAAAGTTTATTGTGGTCTTCGTTTTTATTGAAGTTCAAATCCATAGAAAAGGTAGTTTTACAAAAAAAAAATGATTGCTAAAATACAAAAAGAAACAGTAATTATTTGCTGTTTCTTTTTGAGATTTGGTAAAAATTATAGTGTAACTTTTTTAGAATCATTAACTAATCTTTTTAGAATAGCCCATTGTTTTAAGGCATCACGAGCTTCAACTGCGGGATAACCTAAAACGGTTTTGCCTGCTGGTACATCGCAGGTAACACCTGAACCAGCACCTACTGTAGCGCCATCACCAATAGTTGCATGGTCTTTTATGGATGCGCTTCCGCCAATAATAACTCCATTTCCTAATGTTACTGAACCAGCAACACCACTATGTCCAGCCATGATGCAAAAACGGCCTAATTTACTATTATGTCCTATTTGAACTAAATTGTCAATTTTACAACCATCACCTAAAACGGTAGAACTAAATTTGCCTCTATCTACACAAGAATTAGCTCCAATTTCTACTCCGTTACCAAGAATTACATTTCCAATTTGTGGAATTTTAGCCAAACCTCTTTCTGGGCAAGGACGGAATCCAAAACCATCAGCTCCAATTGTTGCATTAGGGTGTAAAATACAATTACTACCTATATGACAACGTTCACGAACCACAGCTCCAGACCAAATAATAGTGTTTTTTCCAATTGTG
Above is a window of Flavobacterium sp. 123 DNA encoding:
- a CDS encoding outer membrane beta-barrel family protein is translated as MKKMQFILILVLLFTSLTNYAQQGPLARNKFKITGKVIEKISKQPLEYATITFKNTSNPKEIAGGITNVKGEFDIAVLPGIYDITIEFISFKSTQIKQKSIQENTNLGSIGLEEDASQLNEVVVRAEKTTVDIKLDKKIYNVGSDLMVKGGTVSDVLDNIPSVSVDVEGNVSLRGNENVKILIDGKPSNAININDALRLIPADAIDKVEVITNPSARYDAEGGGGLLNIVLKKGKNLGLNGTFIASTGYPKNNGLSGTVNFKSKNFNLFTNQGFNYRSSPGNMINETEYLNSDNTTKGYVIEPRKNKRLGNGYNGNFGIELFLDKSTSWTNTINYRKNNGDDTDNIFQKYYDADYVYDYTRNRINVEDNKSENVEFTTNFTKNFKKEGHKLTIDGSFSTNDDNTNALVTDSANNSDIIKLDKTLNHQTQNRNLIQTDYVLPLGKGSQFEAGYRGDFTKLLTDYQVENDGIINYNFTNTLEYKENINSLYTQYGFKANKISVLLGLRWEDSKIEVNQLSTNDFNTKKYNNFFPSAFFTYELSDKSSASISYSRRIQRPRGRMLNPFSNLSSNINIFIGNPDLDPAFTDAIDFGFIKRWDKLTFNTSLYANKTTDVFQMARRESGDFVNGTPIIITSPINVATEYRTGFEFTLNYSPYKWWKLNGNFNFFQTKTQGDFVYTNFNDVEITQNFDNTATSWFTRVTSKITLPYKIDWQTNATYNAPQTNAQGKVLGNFSANLAFSKDVLKDKGTVAFNISDVFNSRKRIMETYLPGVLNSHAEMQWRERQFTLSFTYRFNKQKVEREKQPKKNMNEGGGDMEFQG
- the arsC gene encoding arsenate reductase (glutaredoxin) (This arsenate reductase requires both glutathione and glutaredoxin to convert arsenate to arsenite, after which the efflux transporter formed by ArsA and ArsB can extrude the arsenite from the cell, providing resistance.), whose translation is MIQIYHNPRCGKSRNCLAFIVETGQEFEVIKYLEETLSFQELASIIKKLNCKPINLVRVKEKIWIDNYKDKSLTDDEIIQAMVDNPILIERPIVIKGEKAIIGRVIDEVSEFI
- a CDS encoding CPBP family intramembrane glutamic endopeptidase; amino-acid sequence: MFIEQGINPENKFWKYILGSLLIIFTSFIGQIPLILGILYKTYTSKKAYPKNNDEVMRFLEPNLTLFLLMISFVFTLAGIYFVVRYLHNQTMLSVTTSRNKIDWNRVFFSFSIWGAFTIVSTFLFYWYNPDDFVINFKPIPFAILVVIGTFLIPIQTTTEEYVFRGYLMQGFANLSKNKWFPLLMTSVIFGAMHLSNPEVIKMGNIILLYYIGTGFFLGIITLMDEGMELALGFHAANNLVSAILVTSDWSAFQTHSFFKDVSNPSASLDVLLPVFIIFPILLKIFSSKYHWNNWKEKLTGKIKY
- a CDS encoding AMP-binding protein, which gives rise to MNNPTYHNVHNKFKLNGYHLTKEDLIRVAYSFIKEGDYFEKPLGVFILDWFDDRSYLEINTSGSTGTPKIIQVEKQAMVNSALATGDFFGLEPGKKILHCLPTNYVAGKMMFVRAFILGLEMEFVAPSSNPLEGIDETFDFCGMVPLQAKNSLKDLHKIKKLIIGGVKVHKSLEQELVKLPIEIYETYGMTETITHIAAKKIGEEAFTVLPNVTVSVDERHCLVIDAKNISEEKIVTNDIVKIISDTQFVWVGRYDNVINSGGIKLIPEQIEEKLSTLIPRRYFVFGESDATLGEKLVLYIEGEPIKIDESVFDVLDKYERPKEVKFIPSFKQTATGKIIRSESLDSIKA
- a CDS encoding DoxX family protein produces the protein MNNVKRLNKWANAHTYFPVDLLRIALGVFLFVKGISFITNVQYLQDLISPIDTMGGGMFLVHYIAPAHMVGGIMIVFGLLTRWAIIAQLPILLGAITVNLIGNMHSQSILLAFLTLGVCLFFLFYGSGKNSADYYFKMQE
- a CDS encoding acyl-CoA carboxylase subunit beta; translation: MDLNFNKNEDHNKLLLASLRQKFTIVKLGGGEKRIEKLHAEGKMTARERIDYLLDAKAKSIEIGAFVGEGMYKEHGGCPSGGVVVKIGYIKGKQCIVVANDATVKAGAWFPITAKKNLRAQEIAMENKLPIIYLVDSAGVYLPLQDEIFPDKEHFGRIFRNNALMSSMGITQISAVMGSCVAGGAYLPIMSDEALIVDKTGSIFLAGSYLVKAAIGENIDNETLGGATTHCEISGVTDYKAKDDKDALDKIKNIVDKIGDFDKAGFNRIPSEKPALDEKEIYGLLPKARNEQYDMMEIINRLVDNSEFEAYKDGYGQTIITGYARIDGWAVGIVANQRKVVKTKTGEMQFGGVIYSDSADKATRFIANCNQKKIPLLFIQDVTGFMVGSKSEHGGIIKDGAKMVNAVSNSVVPKFTVIVGNSYGAGNYAMCGKAYDPRLIFAWPSAELAVMGGTQAAKVLAQIEASSLKAKGELVDETKENELFAKIKARYDEQVSPYYAASRLWTDAIIDPLETRTWISMGIEAANHAPIEKKFNLGVIQV
- the lpxD gene encoding UDP-3-O-(3-hydroxymyristoyl)glucosamine N-acyltransferase; its protein translation is MKSYSIQEINEILKGEIVGQTTHLITAPEQLEAAKTTEISFIGNKKYEKLWEASKACAAIVNQDISIEPGENRAFIKVYNADLAMSQVLELFAPPTPLFDVDIHPTAVVHQTASLGNGTRIGAGSYIGPNVILGENVTIYPNATILDECTIGKNTIIWSGAVVRERCHIGSNCILHPNATIGADGFGFRPCPERGLAKIPQIGNVILGNGVEIGANSCVDRGKFSSTVLGDGCKIDNLVQIGHNSKLGRFCIMAGHSGVAGSVTLGNGVIIGGSASIKDHATIGDGATVGAGSGVTCDVPAGKTVLGYPAVEARDALKQWAILKRLVNDSKKVTL